One window from the genome of bacterium encodes:
- the lpoB gene encoding penicillin-binding protein activator LpoB has product MKAKSAAIILVAMALCLGSCATKKVYTEGKYIDPGEVWLISDKFVEADLQVIAERLAKSMLSSELMATQDKKPAVIVSLFSNGTDEHIDMLSLTNMIRQRLLDSGQVRFLNERLRKQIAGELEYQGSGYVSPETAKQKGRQIGADWMLSGHIAAIKQPVGRKEIVYYKTTMEITDLETSEIIWADELEIKKKFTKKRVTI; this is encoded by the coding sequence ATGAAGGCAAAATCAGCTGCGATAATTCTTGTCGCCATGGCGCTGTGCCTCGGGTCGTGCGCCACGAAGAAGGTCTATACCGAGGGCAAGTACATCGATCCGGGAGAGGTGTGGCTCATCTCGGACAAGTTCGTGGAGGCCGACCTGCAGGTGATTGCGGAGAGGCTGGCCAAGTCCATGCTCTCTAGCGAGCTCATGGCCACGCAGGACAAGAAGCCGGCGGTAATCGTGAGCCTCTTCAGCAACGGGACCGATGAGCACATCGACATGCTCTCGCTCACCAACATGATCCGCCAGCGCCTGCTCGACTCGGGCCAGGTGCGTTTCCTCAACGAGAGGCTGCGCAAGCAGATCGCCGGCGAGCTGGAATACCAGGGCTCGGGCTACGTGAGCCCGGAGACGGCGAAGCAGAAGGGCCGCCAGATCGGCGCCGACTGGATGCTCTCGGGCCACATCGCGGCGATAAAGCAGCCGGTGGGACGCAAGGAGATCGTCTATTACAAGACCACGATGGAGATAACTGATCTCGAAACATCGGAGATCATCTGGGCGGACGAGCTCGAGATCAAGAAGAAGTTCACGAAGAAGCGCGTCACGATATAA
- a CDS encoding LPP20 family lipoprotein codes for MRRIVYISAALMFIFSVSTAWAKSGPDWIGGSSKKYPEPRYFIGLGSTPLDKGGKGQQMEWAGDSARAEIAKTIRSEVKVTTRSERAVGGASGAKSTQTDVVTATAKQVLDGVEIKEYYKDKKDRILYALAVLDRYEASKNLEKRAQRIKQDLASEVDAAGDARDKGRQLSVISHYDRALAMAGEITQIEELLSILKPGGAYSLMEAPYHESTLREAIRRTREQIRFTVAIEGPAAKVRGYVINGLNRAGYVTTAAGEKTYELKGVTDVTYKGSIDMGKDMIMQIYQADLDLAIFDPASGEEVSTLTWSASANAKSEAMAEKSAVRALGEYVERTIAEKMGNLL; via the coding sequence ATGAGGCGTATCGTCTATATTTCAGCCGCACTGATGTTCATCTTTTCGGTTTCAACGGCTTGGGCGAAATCAGGACCGGATTGGATCGGCGGCAGTTCGAAGAAATACCCTGAACCGCGCTATTTCATCGGCTTGGGCTCGACTCCTCTCGACAAGGGCGGCAAGGGTCAGCAGATGGAGTGGGCCGGCGACAGCGCGCGCGCCGAGATCGCGAAGACGATTCGCTCCGAGGTAAAGGTGACCACGCGCTCCGAGCGCGCGGTCGGCGGAGCCTCGGGCGCAAAATCCACGCAGACGGACGTCGTGACCGCGACCGCCAAACAGGTCCTCGATGGCGTGGAGATAAAGGAATACTACAAGGATAAGAAGGATCGCATCCTCTACGCGCTCGCCGTGCTTGACCGCTACGAAGCTTCCAAGAATCTGGAGAAGCGCGCTCAGCGCATAAAGCAGGACCTCGCGTCCGAGGTCGATGCTGCCGGCGATGCGCGCGACAAGGGCAGGCAGCTCTCCGTGATATCGCATTACGACCGGGCGCTCGCCATGGCCGGCGAGATCACCCAGATCGAAGAGCTGCTCTCCATACTCAAGCCGGGAGGCGCCTACTCGCTCATGGAGGCCCCTTACCACGAGTCCACGCTGCGCGAGGCGATTCGCAGGACGAGGGAGCAGATCAGGTTCACGGTGGCGATCGAGGGGCCGGCCGCCAAGGTGCGCGGCTATGTGATAAACGGCTTGAATCGCGCAGGGTATGTGACGACGGCTGCCGGAGAAAAAACGTATGAGCTCAAGGGCGTCACCGACGTCACGTACAAGGGCTCGATCGATATGGGCAAGGACATGATCATGCAGATCTATCAGGCCGATCTGGACCTCGCGATATTCGATCCGGCGTCCGGCGAGGAGGTCTCGACGCTCACCTGGTCTGCAAGCGCTAACGCGAAGAGCGAGGCAATGGCGGAGAAGTCGGCCGTGCGCGCGCTTGGCGAGTACGTGGAGCGCACGATAGCCGAGAAGATGGGAAACCTTTTATAG
- a CDS encoding DUF4416 family protein, whose translation MERIAMNSLVKPIAGLLTSRTDLIEGVLEMMEPLFGEPDIRGDWQAFSHTNYYEPEMGPDLSRCFVSFSKLMPGEAAAGFKQFTQEVEYRFAVKGRRIVNIDPGYLDSSKLVLVSGKHGGHKVALAPGAYADVLLWYNKGWEPLPWAFPDFRDRSLFSLFTRMRSSFKTQIKAVG comes from the coding sequence ATGGAAAGGATTGCGATGAACAGCCTCGTAAAACCTATCGCAGGTTTGCTCACGTCGCGCACCGATCTCATCGAAGGCGTGCTCGAGATGATGGAGCCGCTCTTCGGCGAGCCCGACATCAGAGGCGATTGGCAAGCCTTCAGTCACACGAATTATTACGAACCCGAGATGGGACCCGATCTCTCGCGCTGCTTTGTCTCGTTTTCAAAGCTCATGCCCGGGGAGGCTGCGGCCGGATTCAAACAGTTCACGCAGGAGGTGGAATACCGCTTCGCAGTCAAGGGCAGGAGGATTGTCAACATCGACCCGGGCTATCTGGACTCCTCCAAGCTCGTGCTCGTCTCCGGAAAACACGGCGGCCACAAAGTGGCGCTGGCGCCCGGCGCATACGCGGACGTGCTGCTCTGGTACAACAAGGGATGGGAGCCGCTGCCCTGGGCCTTCCCGGACTTTCGCGACCGCTCGCTCTTTTCGCTCTTCACCAGGATGCGGAGCTCCTTCAAGACCCAGATTAAAGCTGTCGGATAA
- a CDS encoding arylamine N-acetyltransferase: MEKEASKKIMIRGDYSDTAREFLRLVGAREAGADLAHLAALAHEFARLPYENFTKVLRAAEFSDFEERIRTPEIVLKDHLELGAGGTCFSLTHFFRQVLSFSGFDIYPVLCDRSYGADTHCALVVRMGRDKFLVDPGYLMQEPLLIPESGESVQRGQLGAQRLVRLGASSQLMLISERDGARKIRYRLRDQPVSDEVFRGRWMDSFDWPMMRHLCVSRLTGEGQLYMRDGRMRLVREGEKNHVRLDAGFAAEVERSFGIDRRLVSMAHDAWKGLR; this comes from the coding sequence GTGGAGAAAGAAGCATCAAAAAAAATCATGATCCGCGGCGACTACAGCGACACGGCGCGGGAGTTCCTGAGGCTCGTCGGCGCGCGCGAGGCCGGGGCGGATTTGGCGCATCTCGCGGCATTGGCGCATGAGTTCGCGAGGCTCCCGTACGAGAACTTCACCAAGGTCCTGCGCGCTGCGGAGTTTTCAGACTTTGAAGAGCGCATCCGAACGCCGGAGATCGTTCTCAAGGATCATCTCGAGCTCGGCGCCGGCGGGACGTGTTTCTCGCTCACGCACTTCTTCAGGCAGGTCCTCTCCTTCAGCGGATTCGATATCTATCCCGTGCTCTGCGACCGCTCCTACGGAGCGGATACGCACTGTGCGCTCGTGGTCCGCATGGGGCGCGACAAGTTTCTCGTGGACCCGGGCTATCTGATGCAGGAGCCGCTGTTGATCCCCGAGAGCGGCGAGTCGGTCCAGCGCGGTCAGTTGGGTGCGCAGAGGCTGGTGCGCCTCGGCGCATCGAGCCAGCTCATGCTCATCTCGGAGCGCGACGGCGCGCGGAAGATAAGGTACAGGCTGCGCGATCAGCCGGTCTCGGACGAGGTGTTCCGCGGCCGCTGGATGGACTCGTTCGACTGGCCCATGATGAGGCATCTGTGCGTATCGCGGCTCACCGGCGAGGGTCAGCTTTACATGCGCGATGGAAGGATGCGGCTCGTGCGCGAAGGGGAAAAGAACCATGTGCGCCTCGATGCGGGTTTCGCCGCAGAGGTCGAGCGGAGCTTCGGCATCGACCGTCGCCTCGTGTCCATGGCGCACGACGCATGGAAAGGATTGCGATGA
- a CDS encoding thermonuclease family protein produces MKRSFKIIFCSALTSAFLLVSLPAYAAAKKKGPYRKLDVAECPISKIDFDDGDTFECRGEDIRMLGVDAPEISHPRHGIAKDQEGGRDAAGFTEDAIKKAGRVLIVRSGKDRYGRTLAHVLLDGELLGAKLIKAGLAYESISHFGDNGMPEFALQILEAAKVSPKPSFEEPYKWRKKHQKKS; encoded by the coding sequence ATGAAGCGATCCTTCAAAATTATTTTCTGCTCGGCCTTGACGTCGGCATTCCTGCTCGTCTCTCTTCCAGCCTACGCAGCCGCGAAAAAGAAGGGGCCTTACAGGAAGCTCGACGTCGCGGAGTGCCCGATCTCGAAGATCGATTTCGACGACGGCGACACGTTCGAATGCAGGGGCGAGGATATCCGCATGCTGGGAGTCGATGCTCCCGAGATAAGCCACCCGAGGCACGGGATAGCAAAGGACCAGGAAGGCGGGAGGGATGCCGCGGGGTTCACGGAGGATGCGATCAAAAAAGCGGGCCGCGTGCTGATCGTCAGGTCAGGCAAAGACCGGTACGGCCGAACCCTGGCGCACGTGCTGCTCGACGGGGAGCTGCTCGGCGCAAAGCTCATCAAGGCCGGTCTTGCGTACGAAAGCATATCCCACTTCGGCGACAACGGCATGCCCGAGTTCGCCCTGCAGATACTCGAGGCCGCAAAGGTTTCTCCCAAGCCATCCTTCGAAGAGCCGTACAAGTGGAGAAAGAAGCATCAAAAAAAATCATGA
- a CDS encoding TIGR00725 family protein, which translates to MRKTIIGVIGGSKASLKEAEIAERVGELIGRRGWVLVTGGLSGVMEAASKGASKAGGTVVGVVPHADASSANRYVDISIATNMGYARNAIIAHTAQAVIAIGGAYGTLSEIAMSRAAGKPVIGIGTWEIKGVTAVVDADAALDECERIFA; encoded by the coding sequence ATGAGAAAGACGATAATCGGGGTGATCGGCGGGTCGAAGGCATCCCTCAAGGAAGCCGAGATAGCTGAGAGGGTCGGCGAGCTCATCGGGAGGCGTGGCTGGGTGCTGGTGACCGGAGGGCTCTCCGGCGTGATGGAGGCGGCGAGCAAGGGCGCGTCCAAGGCCGGGGGGACGGTGGTGGGCGTCGTGCCGCACGCGGACGCCTCTTCGGCGAACCGCTACGTCGACATATCGATCGCGACCAACATGGGTTACGCCAGGAACGCCATCATCGCCCACACGGCGCAGGCCGTGATCGCGATCGGCGGCGCGTACGGCACCCTCTCCGAGATCGCCATGTCTCGCGCAGCGGGGAAACCGGTCATCGGCATAGGGACCTGGGAGATAAAGGGAGTGACGGCGGTCGTTGATGCGGACGCGGCGCTCGACGAGTGCGAGAGGATATTCGCATGA
- a CDS encoding DUF362 domain-containing protein, with translation MQHKVAFIGQRDYEPISLEASIRRAIDAAGFDLAAVRGKRVLLKPNMLGAFAVSMATTTHPEFVAAAGRIFKKAGAEVWVGDSSNGVHPRDQVWEVTGIREACRREGLIEKPFEAAGSDERAGFLISKVPLAADVIVNLPKLKTHSLTVMTLAVKNMYGCICGLQKSALHAKNPKPYEFSEMCVRLAEAVKPALSIIDGVVAMEGNGPSGGPLKNLGVIAAGVNMHAVDWACCVLVGVAPMEVDTVRAAVSLGLWRECDGAAAVGDPIDALRPAGFLLPATYVRGVRDWRISHFVTRIIWKRLKAEPSISRARCLLCGLCVRSCPVAAIDWPDESRAPKIAKRRCIECFCCHEACPHKAIDIRRSIPLRIWRALADKRLDAEGR, from the coding sequence ATGCAGCACAAAGTGGCGTTCATAGGGCAGAGGGATTACGAGCCGATCTCTCTGGAGGCCTCTATCCGCAGGGCGATCGACGCAGCCGGGTTCGATCTCGCGGCGGTGCGCGGAAAGAGAGTTTTGCTCAAGCCCAACATGCTCGGCGCGTTCGCGGTCTCGATGGCGACGACCACGCATCCCGAGTTCGTCGCTGCAGCCGGCAGGATATTCAAGAAGGCCGGAGCAGAGGTGTGGGTGGGCGACAGCTCGAACGGCGTGCATCCGAGGGATCAGGTCTGGGAGGTCACGGGCATCAGGGAGGCCTGCAGGCGCGAGGGGCTGATAGAGAAACCCTTCGAAGCGGCGGGCAGCGATGAGCGCGCGGGCTTCCTCATATCAAAGGTCCCCCTGGCCGCCGACGTCATCGTGAATCTTCCCAAGCTCAAGACCCACAGCCTCACGGTGATGACGCTGGCCGTGAAAAACATGTACGGCTGCATATGCGGGCTTCAGAAGTCGGCGCTTCACGCGAAGAACCCGAAGCCGTACGAGTTCTCAGAGATGTGCGTCAGGCTCGCGGAGGCCGTGAAGCCAGCGCTCAGCATCATAGACGGCGTGGTAGCGATGGAGGGCAACGGTCCCTCGGGCGGGCCCCTCAAGAATCTCGGAGTCATAGCCGCCGGCGTAAACATGCACGCGGTGGACTGGGCATGCTGCGTGCTCGTGGGAGTGGCGCCCATGGAGGTGGACACCGTCAGGGCCGCGGTCTCTCTGGGGTTATGGCGCGAGTGCGACGGAGCCGCCGCAGTGGGAGACCCGATCGACGCGCTGAGGCCGGCCGGTTTCCTTTTGCCGGCGACCTACGTCAGGGGGGTGCGCGACTGGCGGATATCCCACTTCGTCACGAGGATCATATGGAAACGCCTGAAGGCGGAGCCGAGTATATCGCGCGCAAGGTGTCTCCTCTGCGGGCTGTGCGTCCGATCGTGCCCCGTGGCGGCGATAGACTGGCCCGACGAGTCACGCGCGCCGAAGATAGCGAAGCGCAGGTGCATAGAGTGTTTCTGCTGCCACGAGGCGTGCCCGCACAAGGCGATTGACATAAGGCGGAGCATCCCTCTTAGGATATGGCGCGCGCTTGCGGACAAAAGACTGGATGCGGAGGGAAGATGA
- a CDS encoding phosphoribosylaminoimidazolesuccinocarboxamide synthase has translation MADVLVKTEIPGLKLKARGKVRDIYDLGDELLIIATDRISTFDVVLPTPIPRKGEILTNMSRFWFDRTRSIIPNHVSGRTLSDVVKDKEWVHRIGERAMVVKKACSLPVEAIVRGYISGSGWKDYQRTGAICGMELPKGLKESDKLPETIFTPSTKAEIGLHDENISFEKAAKLIGRDLAGRVRDVSIRIYEESAAYARERGIIIADTKFEFGILGDKLILIDEVLTPDSSRFWPVAGYAPGRAQPSFDKQYVRDWLVASGWDKKPPAPELPPEVVAKTAEKYSEALRLLTS, from the coding sequence ATGGCAGACGTGCTCGTGAAGACCGAGATTCCGGGTTTGAAACTCAAGGCGCGAGGCAAGGTCCGCGACATCTACGATCTGGGCGACGAGCTGCTCATCATCGCCACCGACCGCATCTCCACCTTCGACGTTGTGCTGCCGACTCCTATCCCGCGCAAGGGAGAGATACTCACGAACATGTCGCGATTTTGGTTCGATCGCACCCGCTCCATCATTCCAAACCACGTGAGCGGGCGCACGCTCTCGGACGTGGTCAAGGACAAGGAATGGGTGCACAGGATAGGCGAGCGCGCCATGGTGGTGAAGAAGGCCTGCTCCCTGCCGGTCGAGGCGATCGTGCGCGGCTACATCTCCGGCTCCGGCTGGAAGGACTATCAGAGGACGGGCGCGATCTGCGGCATGGAACTGCCGAAGGGGCTCAAGGAGTCGGACAAGCTTCCTGAGACCATATTCACTCCATCCACAAAGGCGGAGATCGGGCTGCACGACGAGAATATCTCATTTGAAAAGGCCGCAAAGCTCATAGGCCGCGATCTGGCAGGGCGCGTTCGCGACGTATCGATCCGCATCTACGAGGAGTCTGCGGCCTACGCGCGCGAGCGCGGGATCATCATCGCGGACACCAAGTTCGAGTTCGGCATCCTGGGCGATAAGCTCATCCTCATCGATGAGGTCCTCACCCCGGACTCCTCGCGTTTCTGGCCCGTGGCCGGCTATGCCCCGGGGCGCGCGCAGCCATCCTTCGACAAGCAGTACGTGCGCGACTGGCTCGTGGCCAGCGGCTGGGACAAAAAGCCGCCCGCGCCCGAGCTCCCGCCCGAAGTGGTGGCAAAGACCGCCGAGAAATACTCCGAGGCCCTCAGACTTCTCACCTCCTAG
- the queF gene encoding preQ(1) synthase, translating into MPTEPSKELAVFPNPNSERPYEIEMDCPEFTCLCPMTGQPDFARIIIRYVPAKLCVELKSLKLYLWSYRDEGAYHEAVTNQILNDIVAKISPRWIEVKAHFNVRGGIATTVTAAYGNRD; encoded by the coding sequence ATGCCTACTGAGCCTTCAAAAGAACTGGCGGTGTTTCCCAATCCGAACTCCGAGCGTCCCTACGAGATCGAGATGGATTGCCCGGAGTTCACCTGCCTCTGCCCCATGACCGGGCAGCCGGACTTCGCCCGCATCATTATAAGATATGTCCCCGCGAAGCTCTGTGTGGAGCTCAAGTCTCTGAAATTGTACCTGTGGAGCTATCGCGACGAGGGCGCATACCACGAGGCGGTGACCAACCAAATCCTCAACGATATCGTGGCGAAGATATCGCCGCGCTGGATCGAGGTGAAGGCGCATTTCAACGTCAGGGGCGGGATCGCCACAACGGTCACCGCGGCCTACGGAAACCGTGATTGA
- a CDS encoding deaminase yields the protein MIIGLTGKNCSGKGEVARFLTDSGYEYHSLSDILRDELTDRGKKVTREALIEIGNEMRAAHGAGALAERTLAKLSPEAHAIVDSIRNPFEVEVLRRRRDFHLISIEADPEVRFARMKSRGRESDPSTYEQFLEYEAREASTPDPTTQQLNRTAAMADAVVFNNGTVDELKEQVRQVVQALAADSKRLSWDEYFMNIAKVVALRGNCIKRKIAAVIVRDRRIISTGYNGTPRGIKNCNEGGCPRCNRFGASGEKLDECLCSHAEENAIVQAAYHGVSIKGGTIYTTYSPCLICTKMIINSGLAEVVYDKAYTIAEVPLRLLSEAGVIARQVDAPIK from the coding sequence ATGATCATAGGGCTCACAGGGAAGAACTGTTCGGGCAAGGGAGAGGTGGCGCGCTTCCTCACCGACAGCGGCTACGAGTATCACTCGCTCTCGGATATCCTGCGCGACGAGCTCACGGACCGCGGCAAGAAGGTCACGCGCGAGGCGCTCATCGAGATCGGCAACGAGATGAGGGCCGCCCACGGGGCCGGCGCGCTGGCCGAGAGGACGCTGGCGAAGCTGTCGCCCGAGGCGCATGCGATCGTGGACTCCATAAGGAACCCGTTCGAGGTGGAGGTGCTCAGGCGCCGCCGCGATTTTCATCTGATATCCATCGAGGCGGACCCCGAGGTGCGTTTCGCGCGCATGAAATCGCGCGGCCGCGAGAGCGACCCCTCCACGTACGAGCAGTTTTTGGAGTACGAGGCGCGCGAGGCGTCGACGCCCGATCCGACCACGCAGCAGCTCAATCGCACCGCGGCCATGGCGGACGCGGTCGTCTTCAACAACGGCACGGTCGATGAGCTCAAGGAGCAGGTGCGCCAGGTGGTCCAGGCTCTCGCCGCGGACAGCAAGCGCCTCTCGTGGGACGAGTACTTCATGAACATCGCCAAGGTCGTAGCCCTGCGCGGGAACTGCATCAAGCGCAAGATCGCGGCCGTGATCGTGAGAGACCGCCGCATCATATCCACGGGCTACAACGGCACTCCGCGCGGGATCAAAAACTGCAACGAGGGCGGCTGTCCGCGCTGCAACCGCTTCGGCGCCTCGGGCGAGAAACTGGACGAATGCCTCTGCTCTCACGCCGAGGAGAACGCCATCGTCCAGGCCGCGTACCACGGGGTCTCCATCAAGGGCGGCACGATCTACACCACCTATTCGCCGTGCCTCATCTGCACCAAGATGATCATCAACTCCGGGCTTGCGGAGGTAGTCTACGACAAGGCCTACACCATCGCCGAGGTGCCGCTGCGGCTCCTCTCCGAGGCGGGCGTGATCGCCCGGCAGGTGGACGCGCCGATCAAATAA
- a CDS encoding ATP-binding cassette domain-containing protein, protein MIVVEHIKKHFGHVRALDDISFEIARGEVVGLLGPNGAGKTTTMRIVTGFLAPNSGFATIAGIEVGEDAIEARRRIGYLPENAPLYTDLEVIEHLDYVGKLRGMAGAERTRRISEVVETCGLSQVSGRSVGHLSKGFRQRVGLAAAMLHRPEILILDEPTSGLDPNQIAEIRSLIREIGRERTVVLSTHIMQEVEATCSRAIIINAGRIVGQGTIEELMSSPAGRSQYTIAARASRERIVNELAKLSGVSFHEWLSSPADERQRLSLDSEDGKDRSEEIFRWAADNGITLSELMRNSASLETVFRELTQKL, encoded by the coding sequence ATGATCGTCGTGGAACACATAAAGAAGCATTTCGGCCATGTCCGGGCGCTCGACGACATAAGCTTCGAGATCGCCCGCGGCGAGGTCGTGGGCCTGCTCGGCCCCAACGGCGCAGGCAAGACCACGACCATGCGGATAGTGACCGGTTTTCTCGCCCCGAACAGCGGCTTCGCCACAATCGCAGGCATAGAGGTGGGCGAGGACGCGATCGAGGCGCGCAGGCGCATCGGATATCTGCCTGAAAACGCCCCCCTGTACACCGACCTCGAGGTGATCGAGCATCTGGACTACGTGGGGAAGCTCAGGGGCATGGCCGGCGCGGAGCGCACACGGAGGATCTCCGAAGTGGTCGAGACCTGCGGACTCTCCCAAGTCTCCGGCCGCAGCGTGGGCCACCTGTCCAAAGGCTTTCGCCAGCGCGTGGGCCTAGCCGCAGCCATGCTCCACAGGCCAGAGATACTTATCCTCGACGAGCCCACGTCAGGGCTCGACCCGAACCAGATCGCCGAGATCCGGTCGCTCATCCGAGAGATCGGACGCGAACGCACGGTAGTGCTCTCCACACATATAATGCAGGAGGTCGAAGCGACCTGCTCGAGGGCGATAATAATAAACGCCGGCCGCATAGTGGGACAGGGCACCATCGAAGAGCTCATGAGCTCCCCTGCCGGCCGATCGCAGTACACCATAGCCGCGCGCGCCAGCCGCGAGAGGATAGTGAACGAGCTCGCCAAGCTCTCCGGCGTCTCGTTCCACGAATGGCTCTCCAGTCCCGCGGACGAGAGGCAGAGGCTCTCGCTCGACAGCGAGGACGGCAAGGACCGCTCCGAAGAGATATTCCGCTGGGCGGCGGACAACGGCATCACCCTCTCCGAGCTGATGAGAAACAGCGCATCGCTGGAAACGGTTTTCAGGGAGTTGACGCAAAAATTATGA
- a CDS encoding ABC transporter permease → MNNTLTIAWREYRAYFTSPIAYVYLTVFLVAVNWLFFRGFFIMGEASMRELYDMLPWIFLFFVPCVTMGKWAEERRQGTLEIILTLPVRDIEIVIGKFLASLSLIATALALTLPAALTVALIGNMDWGPVVGGYAGALLLAGAYVSLGLLVSSFTDSQIIAFIGGVATIFIMLIIGTSFVIGTAGTPWSKIVAYLGLGTHFVSLSRGVIDSRDVIYYLSFMTLFIYLNFKIVGSRARR, encoded by the coding sequence ATGAACAACACTTTGACGATCGCATGGCGCGAATACAGGGCCTACTTCACAAGCCCCATCGCCTACGTCTACCTCACGGTCTTCCTCGTTGCGGTGAACTGGCTCTTCTTCCGCGGGTTCTTCATCATGGGCGAGGCCAGCATGCGCGAGCTCTACGACATGCTGCCGTGGATATTCCTCTTCTTCGTCCCGTGCGTCACGATGGGGAAATGGGCGGAGGAGCGCAGGCAGGGGACCCTCGAGATCATCCTGACCTTGCCTGTGCGCGACATCGAGATAGTGATCGGGAAATTCCTGGCCAGCCTCTCGCTCATCGCCACCGCGCTGGCGCTCACGCTGCCGGCCGCGCTCACGGTCGCGCTCATAGGCAATATGGACTGGGGCCCGGTGGTCGGAGGATACGCCGGCGCGCTCCTGCTGGCCGGAGCGTACGTCTCGCTCGGGCTCCTCGTCTCCTCGTTCACCGACAGCCAGATCATCGCGTTCATCGGAGGCGTGGCGACGATCTTCATCATGCTCATAATAGGGACTTCCTTCGTCATCGGGACCGCCGGGACGCCTTGGAGCAAGATCGTGGCGTACCTGGGGCTGGGCACGCATTTCGTCTCCCTGTCCAGGGGCGTGATAGACTCCAGGGACGTCATCTACTATCTGTCGTTCATGACTCTGTTCATATATCTCAACTTTAAGATCGTAGGCTCCAGGGCGAGGCGATAA